One genomic window of Mauremys mutica isolate MM-2020 ecotype Southern chromosome 5, ASM2049712v1, whole genome shotgun sequence includes the following:
- the SH3TC1 gene encoding SH3 domain and tetratricopeptide repeat-containing protein 1 isoform X3: MATQVTELPSLFLKRDFSQNNCLKASSRIPPSPAESFPTDISLKLIMVKRKSGLPDPRLQGELRGRLRLLENDSREVMAVFSELSARLLSIHSDQDLIVVTFKTFEEIWKFLTYYSLGFINHCMENLLLDQSFWLCSQEENEAKQEEAGIEVYINEESLNLMYRSLLIQEGTFFVLCPDNLVRETTAADMEVKVYQENRRVTEDISGGSLGDDLTLLAKPAAETLIPFHQWFLKVYSDPLNFASKMESKCGKKIATGSSQAVISYASAVPEEISFQSGDKIEIIGYFIECLEWFVGRHMLTGQIGFVKTSHVKPDTSGTERQNLDFLDEEERTFFAKERNVMEEDVVHLLKQTSNTEVCTVYRVDRLEELEFQNPQEQEMPHPSSNTDSSRFREMVKESLMKCKGFQLQLEETSSQGNDFPSSSNQQTCALAEEPHFCMQQDEDDQGSGVFESLLLFLNSKEYEVCFKNLYDFSFPFLNTTFYGYSGEEELVDYFGLAREAAKKANLPWALTRLCFLLGRLSIRKLKFSQARVYFEEALGAIRGSFSDLYLVVALYTNLTVIYLKQKNKEKCAHIFDKVTSLLMGIPNYICSTDMESDILRYALKRTVLSQSKHAEARACFLLAKHYTKLKQCEEALPFLERLQLLNNDLDLQKSSLSADCYFKLGESYSQKCLPHIVLSCIKVASSQGSYTLMDSLRSIDLVTKNAPKLHRLRKAGQMLPSQIAPYLRQALSSAFTNEQQKLCSTIYLSLSELYSHHRLYGEAIVYMEKVLHFNTSAHAGETINHFVSLAWLYILHRQNAVALAILNTIIDSSLSSPQQLGVIYNMTAIALKRTNNTKEAAVSYYKALHISEEADMVHNHAVVLANFGTLCLHLAANCLAEHYYVKAVKLFSGLPSLNCGHNFTQVLLQLGRYYANGTHKKRGRFYYEWALLVAMETNHLESQLQAVQLLCQFYTTVVPDEAQCVIYNEYQLSLARKMSDKVLEGQILETISQLYLSLGTERAYRSALEYTKRSLGIFIDLQKKEKEAYAWLQAGKIYYILRQNELVDLYIQVAQDAALCNGDPNLGVELFEAAGDIFFNGTWEREKAVSFYRDRALPLAIKTGNKKAELRLCNKLVQLLLNLQDYEDSLEYAQVSLTLSVNLGNQLNERIAYHRLATIHHRLGQCELAEHFYLKALSLCSSPLEFDEETMYYVKVYLILGDIIFYDLKDPFDAAGYYHLALAAAMDLGNKKAQLKIYTRLAIIYHNFLMDREMSLFFYQRARTFATELNVRRINLAPDQYYKNATWVPVKNVM; encoded by the exons ATATCTCCCTGAAGCTAATCATGGTAAAACGAAAGAGTGGACTTCCTGACCCCCGACTGCAGGGAGAACTGAGAGGACGACTCCGTCTTCTGGAGAATGACAGCAGGGAGGTCATGGCAGTTTTTAGT GAGCTGTCTGCCAGATTGTTGTCTATTCACAGTGACCAAGACCTAATAGTGGTGACATTTAAAACATTTGAAGAAATATGGAAGTTTTTAACCTACTATTCCCTTG GTTTTATAAATCACTGCATGGAGAATTTGTTGCTAGATCAGTCTTTCTGGCTCTGTTCCCAAGAAGAGAATGAAGCAAAACAAGAAGAAGCTGGAATTGAAGTCTATATAAATGAAGAGTCTCTAAATTTGATGTACAGAAGTCTCTTAATACAGGAAG gAACTTTCTTTGTCTTGTGTCCTGACAACCTCGTAAGAGAGACAACGGCTGCAGACATGGAAGTGAAAGTTTATCAAGAGAACAGAAGAGTTACTGAAGACATCTCTGGTGGATCACTGGGTGATGACCTGACCTTATTGGCTAAACCTGCTGCAGAGACTTTGATCCCTTTTCACCA aTGGTTTCTTAAAGTATACTCTGATCCTCTTAATTTTGCTAGCAAAATGGAGTCAAAATGCGGCAAGAAAATAG CTACGGGATCTTCTCAAGCAGTGATTAGTTATGCAAGTGCGGTGCCTGAAGAGATTAGCTTCCAGAGTGGAGACAAAATTGAAATAATTGGCTACTTCATAGAATGCCTGGAGTGGTTTGTTGGAAGGCATATGTTGACGGGTCAAATTGGTTTTGTAAAGACCAGCCACGTTAAACCTGACACCTCTGGAACTGA ACGACAAAATCTGGATTTTCTTGATGAGGAAGAGAGAACTTTTTTTGCAAAAGAAAGAAATGTTATGGAAGAGGATGTGGTGCATTTATTGAAGCAAACGTCAAACACAGAAGTTTGCACTGTGTATAGAGTAG aCAGATTAGAAGAATTAGAATTTCAGAACCCTCAAGAACAAG AAATGCCACATCCCTCATCTAATACAGACTCCAGTAGATTCAGGGAGATGGTAAAAGAATCCCTTATGAAATGTAAAGGTTTCCAGCTCCAGTTGGAAGAGACATCTAGTCAAGGAAACGATTTTCCTAGCTCTTCAAATCAGCAGACCTGTGCCTTGGCTGAAGAGCCACATTTCTGCATGCAACAAGATGAAGATGATCAAGGGTCTGGGGTCTTTGAGTCATTATTGTTGTTCTTAAACAGTAAAGAGTATGAGGTGTGCTTCAAAAACCTGTATGACTTCTCCTTCCCGTTTCTTAACACCACATTTTATGGCTACAGTGGTGAAGAAGAACTGGTTGACTATTTTGGACTGGCGAGGGAGGCAGCAAAGAAAGCAAATCTGCCTTGGGCCCTAACAAGGCTATGCTTTCTCTTGGGTAGACTGAGTATTAGAAAGCTTAAATTTTCCCAAGCTCGCGTTTATTTTGAAGAAGCCTTAGGAGCTATAAGAGGAAGTTTTAGTGACCTGTATCTTGTAGTTGCTCTTTATACAAATCTAACAGTCATCTACTTGAAACAGAAGAACAAAGAAAAATGTGCTCATATTTTTGACAAGGTTACTTCTCTGCTCATGGGAATTCCCAACTACATCTGTAGCACTGACATGGAGTCAGACATACTAAGGTACGCTTTAAAGAGGACAGTACTGAGTCAGAGCAAGCATGCAGAAGCCAGAGCATGCTTCCTATTGGCAAAGCATTACACAAAACTTAAACAATGTGAAGAGGCACTACCGTTCCTAGAAAGGCTGCAGCTTTTGAATAATGACTTGGATTTACAGAAGAGCTCGCTGTCAGCCGACTGCTATTTTAAACTAGGTGAGTCCTACAGTCAAAAATGCTTGCCACACATTGTGCTAAGTTGCATAAAGGTCGCCTCTTCCCAGGGATCATATACTCTAATGGACTCTTTGAGAAGCATTGATTTAGTCACCAAAAATGCTCCCAAACTCCATAGGCTGAGGAAAGCTGGGCAAATGCTCCCATCCCAAATTGCACCTTATCTCAGACAGGCACTTTCCTCAGCGTTTACCAATGAGCAGCAAAAACTGTGCAGCACAATTTATCTTAGCTTATCGGAACTGTACAGTCATCACAGACTGTATGGAGAAGCCATTGTTTATATGGAGAAAGTACTGCATTTCAATACTTCTGCCCATGCTGGAGAAACTATTAACCATTTCGTTTCACTTGCTTGGTTATATATTCTTCACAGGCAAAATGCTGTAGCTTTGGCCATCTTAAATACCATAATAGACTCTTCATTGAGTAGTCCTCAGCAGTTAGGTGTCATTTATAATATGACTGCCATTGCTTTGAAACGAACCAACAACACAAAAGAAGCTGCTGTGAGTTACTACAAAGCTCTGCACATTTCAGAAGAGGCTGATATGGTACACAACCATGCTGTAGTTCTGGCTAATTTTGGAACTCTCTGCCTGCATTTAGCAGCCAATTGTTTGGCAGAGCACTACTATGTCAAAGCAGTAAAGCTATTCTCTGGACTTCCAAGCTTGAATTGTGGTCACAATTTTACTCAAGTCCTCCTCCAACTGGGACGTTATTATGCTAATGGAACTCATAAGAAAAGAGGGCGATTTTATTATGAATGGGCATTATTGGTGGCAATGGAAACAAATCATTTGGAAA GTCAGCTCCAAGCTGTTCAGTTGCTGTGTCAATTCTACACTACAGTTGTTCCAGATGAAGCTCAGTGTGTCATTTACAATGAATATCAACTATCCTTGGCTAGGAAAATGTCAGACAAAGTTTTGGAAGGACAAATTTTGGAAACAATCAGTCAGTTGTATCTCTCTTTAGGCACTGAAAG GGCTTACAGATCAGCTCTGGAATATACCAAAAGAAGCCTTGGAATATTTATAGATCTtcagaagaaagagaaagaggcATATGCGTGGCTTCAGGCAGGAAAGATCTATTATATTTTGAGGCAGAATGAACTAGTGGATCTTTATATTCAG GTTGCTCAAGATGCTGCTCTTTGTAATGGGGATCCAAACTTAGGAGTGGAATTGTTTGAAGCTGCAGGAGACATATTTTTCAATGGTACCTGGGAGAGGGAAAAAGCAGTGTCATTCTACAGG GACAGGGCTCTTCCACTTGCCATTAAGACCGGAAACAAAAAGGCAGAACTCCGATTATGCAACAAACTAGTGCAATTACTGTTAAATCTACAGGATTATGAGGACAGTCTGGAATATGCACAAGTATCCCTCACACTTAGTGTGAATTTAG GAAATCAGCTAAATGAACGAATAGCATATCACAGACTGGCTACTATCCATCATCGCCTGGGTCAGTGTGAACTTGCTGAACACTTTTACTTAAAAGCGTTGTCCCTTTGCTCCTCGCCTCTGGAATTTGATGAGGAAACAATGTATTATGTGAAAGTGTATCTAATCCTAGGAGACATTATATTTTATGACCTAAAG GATCCTTTTGATGCAGCAGGATATTATCATTTGGCACTTGCAGCTGCCATGGACTTGGGCAACAAAAAGGCTCAGTTGAAGATTTACACAAGACTCGCAATAATCTACCACAATTTCCTTATGGATCGGGAGATGTCTCTTTTCTTCTATCAAAGGGCAAGAACTTTTGCAACAGAGCTTAACGTTCGGAGAATAAACCTGGCACCTGATCAGTATTATAAGAATGCAACATGGGtacctgtgaaaaatgtcatgtga
- the SH3TC1 gene encoding SH3 domain and tetratricopeptide repeat-containing protein 1 isoform X4 yields MVKRKSGLPDPRLQGELRGRLRLLENDSREVMAVFSELSARLLSIHSDQDLIVVTFKTFEEIWKFLTYYSLGFINHCMENLLLDQSFWLCSQEENEAKQEEAGIEVYINEESLNLMYRSLLIQEGTFFVLCPDNLVRETTAADMEVKVYQENRRVTEDISGGSLGDDLTLLAKPAAETLIPFHQWFLKVYSDPLNFASKMESKCGKKIATGSSQAVISYASAVPEEISFQSGDKIEIIGYFIECLEWFVGRHMLTGQIGFVKTSHVKPDTSGTERQNLDFLDEEERTFFAKERNVMEEDVVHLLKQTSNTEVCTVYRVDRLEELEFQNPQEQEMPHPSSNTDSSRFREMVKESLMKCKGFQLQLEETSSQGNDFPSSSNQQTCALAEEPHFCMQQDEDDQGSGVFESLLLFLNSKEYEVCFKNLYDFSFPFLNTTFYGYSGEEELVDYFGLAREAAKKANLPWALTRLCFLLGRLSIRKLKFSQARVYFEEALGAIRGSFSDLYLVVALYTNLTVIYLKQKNKEKCAHIFDKVTSLLMGIPNYICSTDMESDILRYALKRTVLSQSKHAEARACFLLAKHYTKLKQCEEALPFLERLQLLNNDLDLQKSSLSADCYFKLGESYSQKCLPHIVLSCIKVASSQGSYTLMDSLRSIDLVTKNAPKLHRLRKAGQMLPSQIAPYLRQALSSAFTNEQQKLCSTIYLSLSELYSHHRLYGEAIVYMEKVLHFNTSAHAGETINHFVSLAWLYILHRQNAVALAILNTIIDSSLSSPQQLGVIYNMTAIALKRTNNTKEAAVSYYKALHISEEADMVHNHAVVLANFGTLCLHLAANCLAEHYYVKAVKLFSGLPSLNCGHNFTQVLLQLGRYYANGTHKKRGRFYYEWALLVAMETNHLESQLQAVQLLCQFYTTVVPDEAQCVIYNEYQLSLARKMSDKVLEGQILETISQLYLSLGTERAYRSALEYTKRSLGIFIDLQKKEKEAYAWLQAGKIYYILRQNELVDLYIQVAQDAALCNGDPNLGVELFEAAGDIFFNGTWEREKAVSFYRDRALPLAIKTGNKKAELRLCNKLVQLLLNLQDYEDSLEYAQVSLTLSVNLGNQLNERIAYHRLATIHHRLGQCELAEHFYLKALSLCSSPLEFDEETMYYVKVYLILGDIIFYDLKDPFDAAGYYHLALAAAMDLGNKKAQLKIYTRLAIIYHNFLMDREMSLFFYQRARTFATELNVRRINLAPDQYYKNATWVPVKNVM; encoded by the exons ATGGTAAAACGAAAGAGTGGACTTCCTGACCCCCGACTGCAGGGAGAACTGAGAGGACGACTCCGTCTTCTGGAGAATGACAGCAGGGAGGTCATGGCAGTTTTTAGT GAGCTGTCTGCCAGATTGTTGTCTATTCACAGTGACCAAGACCTAATAGTGGTGACATTTAAAACATTTGAAGAAATATGGAAGTTTTTAACCTACTATTCCCTTG GTTTTATAAATCACTGCATGGAGAATTTGTTGCTAGATCAGTCTTTCTGGCTCTGTTCCCAAGAAGAGAATGAAGCAAAACAAGAAGAAGCTGGAATTGAAGTCTATATAAATGAAGAGTCTCTAAATTTGATGTACAGAAGTCTCTTAATACAGGAAG gAACTTTCTTTGTCTTGTGTCCTGACAACCTCGTAAGAGAGACAACGGCTGCAGACATGGAAGTGAAAGTTTATCAAGAGAACAGAAGAGTTACTGAAGACATCTCTGGTGGATCACTGGGTGATGACCTGACCTTATTGGCTAAACCTGCTGCAGAGACTTTGATCCCTTTTCACCA aTGGTTTCTTAAAGTATACTCTGATCCTCTTAATTTTGCTAGCAAAATGGAGTCAAAATGCGGCAAGAAAATAG CTACGGGATCTTCTCAAGCAGTGATTAGTTATGCAAGTGCGGTGCCTGAAGAGATTAGCTTCCAGAGTGGAGACAAAATTGAAATAATTGGCTACTTCATAGAATGCCTGGAGTGGTTTGTTGGAAGGCATATGTTGACGGGTCAAATTGGTTTTGTAAAGACCAGCCACGTTAAACCTGACACCTCTGGAACTGA ACGACAAAATCTGGATTTTCTTGATGAGGAAGAGAGAACTTTTTTTGCAAAAGAAAGAAATGTTATGGAAGAGGATGTGGTGCATTTATTGAAGCAAACGTCAAACACAGAAGTTTGCACTGTGTATAGAGTAG aCAGATTAGAAGAATTAGAATTTCAGAACCCTCAAGAACAAG AAATGCCACATCCCTCATCTAATACAGACTCCAGTAGATTCAGGGAGATGGTAAAAGAATCCCTTATGAAATGTAAAGGTTTCCAGCTCCAGTTGGAAGAGACATCTAGTCAAGGAAACGATTTTCCTAGCTCTTCAAATCAGCAGACCTGTGCCTTGGCTGAAGAGCCACATTTCTGCATGCAACAAGATGAAGATGATCAAGGGTCTGGGGTCTTTGAGTCATTATTGTTGTTCTTAAACAGTAAAGAGTATGAGGTGTGCTTCAAAAACCTGTATGACTTCTCCTTCCCGTTTCTTAACACCACATTTTATGGCTACAGTGGTGAAGAAGAACTGGTTGACTATTTTGGACTGGCGAGGGAGGCAGCAAAGAAAGCAAATCTGCCTTGGGCCCTAACAAGGCTATGCTTTCTCTTGGGTAGACTGAGTATTAGAAAGCTTAAATTTTCCCAAGCTCGCGTTTATTTTGAAGAAGCCTTAGGAGCTATAAGAGGAAGTTTTAGTGACCTGTATCTTGTAGTTGCTCTTTATACAAATCTAACAGTCATCTACTTGAAACAGAAGAACAAAGAAAAATGTGCTCATATTTTTGACAAGGTTACTTCTCTGCTCATGGGAATTCCCAACTACATCTGTAGCACTGACATGGAGTCAGACATACTAAGGTACGCTTTAAAGAGGACAGTACTGAGTCAGAGCAAGCATGCAGAAGCCAGAGCATGCTTCCTATTGGCAAAGCATTACACAAAACTTAAACAATGTGAAGAGGCACTACCGTTCCTAGAAAGGCTGCAGCTTTTGAATAATGACTTGGATTTACAGAAGAGCTCGCTGTCAGCCGACTGCTATTTTAAACTAGGTGAGTCCTACAGTCAAAAATGCTTGCCACACATTGTGCTAAGTTGCATAAAGGTCGCCTCTTCCCAGGGATCATATACTCTAATGGACTCTTTGAGAAGCATTGATTTAGTCACCAAAAATGCTCCCAAACTCCATAGGCTGAGGAAAGCTGGGCAAATGCTCCCATCCCAAATTGCACCTTATCTCAGACAGGCACTTTCCTCAGCGTTTACCAATGAGCAGCAAAAACTGTGCAGCACAATTTATCTTAGCTTATCGGAACTGTACAGTCATCACAGACTGTATGGAGAAGCCATTGTTTATATGGAGAAAGTACTGCATTTCAATACTTCTGCCCATGCTGGAGAAACTATTAACCATTTCGTTTCACTTGCTTGGTTATATATTCTTCACAGGCAAAATGCTGTAGCTTTGGCCATCTTAAATACCATAATAGACTCTTCATTGAGTAGTCCTCAGCAGTTAGGTGTCATTTATAATATGACTGCCATTGCTTTGAAACGAACCAACAACACAAAAGAAGCTGCTGTGAGTTACTACAAAGCTCTGCACATTTCAGAAGAGGCTGATATGGTACACAACCATGCTGTAGTTCTGGCTAATTTTGGAACTCTCTGCCTGCATTTAGCAGCCAATTGTTTGGCAGAGCACTACTATGTCAAAGCAGTAAAGCTATTCTCTGGACTTCCAAGCTTGAATTGTGGTCACAATTTTACTCAAGTCCTCCTCCAACTGGGACGTTATTATGCTAATGGAACTCATAAGAAAAGAGGGCGATTTTATTATGAATGGGCATTATTGGTGGCAATGGAAACAAATCATTTGGAAA GTCAGCTCCAAGCTGTTCAGTTGCTGTGTCAATTCTACACTACAGTTGTTCCAGATGAAGCTCAGTGTGTCATTTACAATGAATATCAACTATCCTTGGCTAGGAAAATGTCAGACAAAGTTTTGGAAGGACAAATTTTGGAAACAATCAGTCAGTTGTATCTCTCTTTAGGCACTGAAAG GGCTTACAGATCAGCTCTGGAATATACCAAAAGAAGCCTTGGAATATTTATAGATCTtcagaagaaagagaaagaggcATATGCGTGGCTTCAGGCAGGAAAGATCTATTATATTTTGAGGCAGAATGAACTAGTGGATCTTTATATTCAG GTTGCTCAAGATGCTGCTCTTTGTAATGGGGATCCAAACTTAGGAGTGGAATTGTTTGAAGCTGCAGGAGACATATTTTTCAATGGTACCTGGGAGAGGGAAAAAGCAGTGTCATTCTACAGG GACAGGGCTCTTCCACTTGCCATTAAGACCGGAAACAAAAAGGCAGAACTCCGATTATGCAACAAACTAGTGCAATTACTGTTAAATCTACAGGATTATGAGGACAGTCTGGAATATGCACAAGTATCCCTCACACTTAGTGTGAATTTAG GAAATCAGCTAAATGAACGAATAGCATATCACAGACTGGCTACTATCCATCATCGCCTGGGTCAGTGTGAACTTGCTGAACACTTTTACTTAAAAGCGTTGTCCCTTTGCTCCTCGCCTCTGGAATTTGATGAGGAAACAATGTATTATGTGAAAGTGTATCTAATCCTAGGAGACATTATATTTTATGACCTAAAG GATCCTTTTGATGCAGCAGGATATTATCATTTGGCACTTGCAGCTGCCATGGACTTGGGCAACAAAAAGGCTCAGTTGAAGATTTACACAAGACTCGCAATAATCTACCACAATTTCCTTATGGATCGGGAGATGTCTCTTTTCTTCTATCAAAGGGCAAGAACTTTTGCAACAGAGCTTAACGTTCGGAGAATAAACCTGGCACCTGATCAGTATTATAAGAATGCAACATGGGtacctgtgaaaaatgtcatgtga
- the SH3TC1 gene encoding SH3 domain and tetratricopeptide repeat-containing protein 1 isoform X5 — MGTGVTTMGIHVYLKKEVISLGKERSILESKQTTQFCCAAKRGKKTLHLPTGFINHCMENLLLDQSFWLCSQEENEAKQEEAGIEVYINEESLNLMYRSLLIQEGTFFVLCPDNLVRETTAADMEVKVYQENRRVTEDISGGSLGDDLTLLAKPAAETLIPFHQWFLKVYSDPLNFASKMESKCGKKIATGSSQAVISYASAVPEEISFQSGDKIEIIGYFIECLEWFVGRHMLTGQIGFVKTSHVKPDTSGTERQNLDFLDEEERTFFAKERNVMEEDVVHLLKQTSNTEVCTVYRVDRLEELEFQNPQEQEMPHPSSNTDSSRFREMVKESLMKCKGFQLQLEETSSQGNDFPSSSNQQTCALAEEPHFCMQQDEDDQGSGVFESLLLFLNSKEYEVCFKNLYDFSFPFLNTTFYGYSGEEELVDYFGLAREAAKKANLPWALTRLCFLLGRLSIRKLKFSQARVYFEEALGAIRGSFSDLYLVVALYTNLTVIYLKQKNKEKCAHIFDKVTSLLMGIPNYICSTDMESDILRYALKRTVLSQSKHAEARACFLLAKHYTKLKQCEEALPFLERLQLLNNDLDLQKSSLSADCYFKLGESYSQKCLPHIVLSCIKVASSQGSYTLMDSLRSIDLVTKNAPKLHRLRKAGQMLPSQIAPYLRQALSSAFTNEQQKLCSTIYLSLSELYSHHRLYGEAIVYMEKVLHFNTSAHAGETINHFVSLAWLYILHRQNAVALAILNTIIDSSLSSPQQLGVIYNMTAIALKRTNNTKEAAVSYYKALHISEEADMVHNHAVVLANFGTLCLHLAANCLAEHYYVKAVKLFSGLPSLNCGHNFTQVLLQLGRYYANGTHKKRGRFYYEWALLVAMETNHLESQLQAVQLLCQFYTTVVPDEAQCVIYNEYQLSLARKMSDKVLEGQILETISQLYLSLGTERAYRSALEYTKRSLGIFIDLQKKEKEAYAWLQAGKIYYILRQNELVDLYIQVAQDAALCNGDPNLGVELFEAAGDIFFNGTWEREKAVSFYRDRALPLAIKTGNKKAELRLCNKLVQLLLNLQDYEDSLEYAQVSLTLSVNLGNQLNERIAYHRLATIHHRLGQCELAEHFYLKALSLCSSPLEFDEETMYYVKVYLILGDIIFYDLKDPFDAAGYYHLALAAAMDLGNKKAQLKIYTRLAIIYHNFLMDREMSLFFYQRARTFATELNVRRINLAPDQYYKNATWVPVKNVM; from the exons GTTTTATAAATCACTGCATGGAGAATTTGTTGCTAGATCAGTCTTTCTGGCTCTGTTCCCAAGAAGAGAATGAAGCAAAACAAGAAGAAGCTGGAATTGAAGTCTATATAAATGAAGAGTCTCTAAATTTGATGTACAGAAGTCTCTTAATACAGGAAG gAACTTTCTTTGTCTTGTGTCCTGACAACCTCGTAAGAGAGACAACGGCTGCAGACATGGAAGTGAAAGTTTATCAAGAGAACAGAAGAGTTACTGAAGACATCTCTGGTGGATCACTGGGTGATGACCTGACCTTATTGGCTAAACCTGCTGCAGAGACTTTGATCCCTTTTCACCA aTGGTTTCTTAAAGTATACTCTGATCCTCTTAATTTTGCTAGCAAAATGGAGTCAAAATGCGGCAAGAAAATAG CTACGGGATCTTCTCAAGCAGTGATTAGTTATGCAAGTGCGGTGCCTGAAGAGATTAGCTTCCAGAGTGGAGACAAAATTGAAATAATTGGCTACTTCATAGAATGCCTGGAGTGGTTTGTTGGAAGGCATATGTTGACGGGTCAAATTGGTTTTGTAAAGACCAGCCACGTTAAACCTGACACCTCTGGAACTGA ACGACAAAATCTGGATTTTCTTGATGAGGAAGAGAGAACTTTTTTTGCAAAAGAAAGAAATGTTATGGAAGAGGATGTGGTGCATTTATTGAAGCAAACGTCAAACACAGAAGTTTGCACTGTGTATAGAGTAG aCAGATTAGAAGAATTAGAATTTCAGAACCCTCAAGAACAAG AAATGCCACATCCCTCATCTAATACAGACTCCAGTAGATTCAGGGAGATGGTAAAAGAATCCCTTATGAAATGTAAAGGTTTCCAGCTCCAGTTGGAAGAGACATCTAGTCAAGGAAACGATTTTCCTAGCTCTTCAAATCAGCAGACCTGTGCCTTGGCTGAAGAGCCACATTTCTGCATGCAACAAGATGAAGATGATCAAGGGTCTGGGGTCTTTGAGTCATTATTGTTGTTCTTAAACAGTAAAGAGTATGAGGTGTGCTTCAAAAACCTGTATGACTTCTCCTTCCCGTTTCTTAACACCACATTTTATGGCTACAGTGGTGAAGAAGAACTGGTTGACTATTTTGGACTGGCGAGGGAGGCAGCAAAGAAAGCAAATCTGCCTTGGGCCCTAACAAGGCTATGCTTTCTCTTGGGTAGACTGAGTATTAGAAAGCTTAAATTTTCCCAAGCTCGCGTTTATTTTGAAGAAGCCTTAGGAGCTATAAGAGGAAGTTTTAGTGACCTGTATCTTGTAGTTGCTCTTTATACAAATCTAACAGTCATCTACTTGAAACAGAAGAACAAAGAAAAATGTGCTCATATTTTTGACAAGGTTACTTCTCTGCTCATGGGAATTCCCAACTACATCTGTAGCACTGACATGGAGTCAGACATACTAAGGTACGCTTTAAAGAGGACAGTACTGAGTCAGAGCAAGCATGCAGAAGCCAGAGCATGCTTCCTATTGGCAAAGCATTACACAAAACTTAAACAATGTGAAGAGGCACTACCGTTCCTAGAAAGGCTGCAGCTTTTGAATAATGACTTGGATTTACAGAAGAGCTCGCTGTCAGCCGACTGCTATTTTAAACTAGGTGAGTCCTACAGTCAAAAATGCTTGCCACACATTGTGCTAAGTTGCATAAAGGTCGCCTCTTCCCAGGGATCATATACTCTAATGGACTCTTTGAGAAGCATTGATTTAGTCACCAAAAATGCTCCCAAACTCCATAGGCTGAGGAAAGCTGGGCAAATGCTCCCATCCCAAATTGCACCTTATCTCAGACAGGCACTTTCCTCAGCGTTTACCAATGAGCAGCAAAAACTGTGCAGCACAATTTATCTTAGCTTATCGGAACTGTACAGTCATCACAGACTGTATGGAGAAGCCATTGTTTATATGGAGAAAGTACTGCATTTCAATACTTCTGCCCATGCTGGAGAAACTATTAACCATTTCGTTTCACTTGCTTGGTTATATATTCTTCACAGGCAAAATGCTGTAGCTTTGGCCATCTTAAATACCATAATAGACTCTTCATTGAGTAGTCCTCAGCAGTTAGGTGTCATTTATAATATGACTGCCATTGCTTTGAAACGAACCAACAACACAAAAGAAGCTGCTGTGAGTTACTACAAAGCTCTGCACATTTCAGAAGAGGCTGATATGGTACACAACCATGCTGTAGTTCTGGCTAATTTTGGAACTCTCTGCCTGCATTTAGCAGCCAATTGTTTGGCAGAGCACTACTATGTCAAAGCAGTAAAGCTATTCTCTGGACTTCCAAGCTTGAATTGTGGTCACAATTTTACTCAAGTCCTCCTCCAACTGGGACGTTATTATGCTAATGGAACTCATAAGAAAAGAGGGCGATTTTATTATGAATGGGCATTATTGGTGGCAATGGAAACAAATCATTTGGAAA GTCAGCTCCAAGCTGTTCAGTTGCTGTGTCAATTCTACACTACAGTTGTTCCAGATGAAGCTCAGTGTGTCATTTACAATGAATATCAACTATCCTTGGCTAGGAAAATGTCAGACAAAGTTTTGGAAGGACAAATTTTGGAAACAATCAGTCAGTTGTATCTCTCTTTAGGCACTGAAAG GGCTTACAGATCAGCTCTGGAATATACCAAAAGAAGCCTTGGAATATTTATAGATCTtcagaagaaagagaaagaggcATATGCGTGGCTTCAGGCAGGAAAGATCTATTATATTTTGAGGCAGAATGAACTAGTGGATCTTTATATTCAG GTTGCTCAAGATGCTGCTCTTTGTAATGGGGATCCAAACTTAGGAGTGGAATTGTTTGAAGCTGCAGGAGACATATTTTTCAATGGTACCTGGGAGAGGGAAAAAGCAGTGTCATTCTACAGG GACAGGGCTCTTCCACTTGCCATTAAGACCGGAAACAAAAAGGCAGAACTCCGATTATGCAACAAACTAGTGCAATTACTGTTAAATCTACAGGATTATGAGGACAGTCTGGAATATGCACAAGTATCCCTCACACTTAGTGTGAATTTAG GAAATCAGCTAAATGAACGAATAGCATATCACAGACTGGCTACTATCCATCATCGCCTGGGTCAGTGTGAACTTGCTGAACACTTTTACTTAAAAGCGTTGTCCCTTTGCTCCTCGCCTCTGGAATTTGATGAGGAAACAATGTATTATGTGAAAGTGTATCTAATCCTAGGAGACATTATATTTTATGACCTAAAG GATCCTTTTGATGCAGCAGGATATTATCATTTGGCACTTGCAGCTGCCATGGACTTGGGCAACAAAAAGGCTCAGTTGAAGATTTACACAAGACTCGCAATAATCTACCACAATTTCCTTATGGATCGGGAGATGTCTCTTTTCTTCTATCAAAGGGCAAGAACTTTTGCAACAGAGCTTAACGTTCGGAGAATAAACCTGGCACCTGATCAGTATTATAAGAATGCAACATGGGtacctgtgaaaaatgtcatgtga